Proteins found in one Triticum aestivum cultivar Chinese Spring chromosome 4D, IWGSC CS RefSeq v2.1, whole genome shotgun sequence genomic segment:
- the LOC123099811 gene encoding uncharacterized protein, with product MDWDILPRRDAWWPRCGSPMLCSDGPPLLDVCRWLSLVRFPVVACVEPWVRLSFVEPTSPVAGASSSRPSYCLPNVLLLAASGCTISSVAVSIDSSRFSSFLSTTCVCVLLSVSSVSCCLPW from the exons ATGGACTGGGATATTTTACCTCGCCGTGATGCATGGTGGCCGAGATGCGGCAGCCCCATGCTCTGTTCCGATGGGCCTCCTCTGCTCGATGTTTGCCGCTGGTTGAG TTTGGTACGGTTTCCTGTTGTCGCTTGCGTCGAGCCTTGGGTCCGTCTCTCCTTCGTTGAG CCTACTTCTCCTGTTGCTGGCGCTTCTTCTTCTCGTCCGTCCTACTGCTTACCCAACGTGCTTCTGCTTGCTGCCTCGG GTTGTACGATCTCTTCTGTCGCTGTGTCGATCGACTCATCAAggttttcttctttcctttctacTACATGTGTGTGTGTTTTACTTTCAGTATCTTCTGTGTCATGCTGTCTGCCTTGGTGA